The Candidatus Margulisiibacteriota bacterium DNA window ATAAATTGGCTAAAATAGGCAAAAAACCATCACTGGCGGTAGTCCTGGTAGGGGATGACCCCGCGTCAAAAGTTTATGTTGGGTCCAAGGAGCGATCGGCGGCTGAGGTGGGGATCCGGTCTGTTGTTAAAAAGCTGCCAGGCGGCACGACAGAGCAGGAGCTAGCCGCTCTCGTAAAAGAATTGAACGAAGATAGAGGAATAAACGGGATATTGGTCCAGCTCCCATTGCCGCGACATATTGATGCAGATAGAATTTTGGCTCAAATATCACCAAAAAAAGATGTTGATGGGCTGCATCCTTTGAACATGGGAAAACTACTTTTGGGTCAGGAGCCCTATTTCTATCCCTGTACTCCTTCGGGCATCATGGAAATGATCCATTCCTCAAAGATCGATCTTAAAGGTAAGAACGCGGCGGTTATTGGCCGCAGCAATATTGTTGGCAAGCCCATAGCCCAGATGCTGATGAAGGAGCATGCTACTGTTACGATATGTCATTCAAGGACAAGGGACATTAAGTCCTTTACAAAAACAGCCGACATTGTTGTTGTTGCCATAGGAAAGCCCAAATTCCTGACAGCGGATATGGTAAAGGAAGGCGCTGCTGTTTTTGATGTGGGCATGAACAGGCTTGAATCAGGGCTGGTAGGGGATGTTGACTTTGAAGGCGTAAAGGATAAATGCTCCTTTATTACTCCCGTGCCGGGAGGTATTGGCCTGATGACCGTGGCAATGCTTATGAAGAACTGTATTAGAAGCATGGAAATACAGTAGAAATTCATGGAAATACGATAGAAATTCTCAGAACAGATATATTTGTGCAAATAAGCGCAAAAATTATACGGTATTTTAACCGTATTTCTGCTGCGGACAGAGGATTAATGCTTAAGTATCCTGAAAAGATCGTTCACAGATACTACAGCGGCCAGGGCTAGAAGAGCGATCAAGCCCCACTGATGGATCTTGTTCTCCTGCTCAATTGGAATAGGCCTCCCCCTGACAGCTTCGATAAGTATAAAGACCAGCCTGCCCCCGTCAAGCGCCGGCAGCGGCAGCAGATTAAAAATGCCCAGATTGACGCTGATAAGCCCTATGAAGAACATTAATGAATAGACCCCCTGCGAGGCCGCCTGCCCGCTGAACTGAGCGATCCCGAGCGGACCGGCCAGCCCGGCAACGGACATTTTTCCGGTTATCAACTGCCCCAGTATGAACAGGATCCCGGCAGAGATCTCGTAAGTTTTTTTGGCCCCTGCCCAGAAAGAAGACACAAATCCGGTCTTATTCCTTTCTACTTCCAGCGCGAACCCGAGCAGGCCAACCTTATATCTCTCGTCATATTCGGGGGTAGCCGCAAGCATCACAGGATCGCCGTTCCTCAAGACCTCGATCCCGATATTTTTACCCGCGCTTTTATGTATAACATTCACCATCGCAAGAGGGTTGCTGTCCCTGAGCCCGTCCGCGGACAACAGTATATCCCCGGGCCTTATCCCGGCTGCTGCGGCAGGGGAGCCGGCTGATACGGAGGCTATTCTTGGGGATGTTTCGGGAAGGCCGTATACATTGGAAAGAAAAGCAAAAATGAGCACTCCAAGCACGAGATTAGCTATGGGGCCCGCGCAGATAGATTTGAATTTTTCCAGCGGAGGCTTCGATGAATATCTTTCTTCGGGAGGGCAATCTTTTTCTTCGGGGCTTTCTTCGTCTATACCGGCAAGCCGCACAAAAGCAAGTACCGGGACAAGATTCACGGAATAGACGGTATCTTTTCTTTTGAAGGAGAACAGGCGCGGCCCAAATCCTATCCCGAGCTCAAGCACTCTTATGCCTGCCCGTTTTGCCCACAAGAAATGTCCTGCCTCGTGCGCCAGCGCAACAATAATGAAAACGAAACAGAAGGCCAGGACGGATATTATCATCAGATCTTCCCCTTTAATTCGTTGTTTATTATCTGTGCAGCAAGCTTGACCGCCCCCGGAGAACCGAATTTTTTCAGCGCCTTTGCATACCCAGCCCGCATCTTTGCGGCGCTTTCCTTGTCGGTAAGCAGCTCGACAGCCTTTGCCGCAAGGTTTTGAGGGGTGGCCCTGTCCTGAACAAATTCGGGGATAACCTCGGAGCCGACAAGCAGATTGGTCATAGAATAGTAGGGGAGGCGTACCTTTAAGATCTTTTTGCCGATGAACTCGGAAACGGCGGATATTTTATAAGCCATTACCAAGGGAGCTCCAAGGATGGTCCCTTCCATTGTAATTGTCCCTGATGCCGCCAGCGATACATTTGCCGCGCTTAATATGTCATGGCTTTTGCCCTGCACCAGGCGGAGCCCGGAGAGCCAGACAAGTTTTTTTATCTCTTTTGAGAACTGGCCGCTTGATACAGATAGAACGAATTGGGCGTTCGGCACCCTAGACCTTATGATCTCACAAGCTTTAAGAAACACCGGGAGCAGTCCTCTGATCTCATGCAGCCGGCTTCCCGGGAACAGGCCTATTATAGGGAAATTGGGATTAAGCGAAAACGCCCTGCAAAAATCGGCTTTGTCCAGGGACAGCTTAATGGTGTCAAGATTAGGATTCCCTATATAGTCCACAACAGCCCCCGCTTTCCTATATTCCTCCGCCTCCCGCTCAAAGATAGCAAGGATCCGGTCCAGAGTTGATGCAACGCTCTTGACCCCTTTTGAGGTCCCCCAGAGCCATTCCTGAGGGGCAATATAGTAGATGGTCCTTACCCCCATTTTTTTCGCGTATTTTGCAAGCAGCATGTTAAAGCCCTGATAGTCCACCAGAAGCAAAAGATCGGGCCTTTCCCTTTTCAGGACCGCCCTCATCTTAAAATAAGCCAGTATTATGGAAGGAAGGAACCGGATCACTTCGGTTATGCCTACGGTGCCTTTTGAACTCAGGTCCAGGAGTGTTTCTACTCCGGCGGCGCGGCATCTTTCCCCGGCCATCCCGAACAGTTTTACGGAAGGATTGAGCTTAAGAAGCTCCGCGGCCAGAAAAGAGGCGTGAATGTCACCGGACACCTCTCCGGTGCTGAGCATGACCTTGATCATGGTCCTAAATTCCCAGTTCGGGCAGGTCCGGCAAAAGCAGGTCGTCGTTGTCCGAGGCCTCCATTTTCTTAAGGATGCCGCGGTCGGTTTCCTGCTCAAGGAACTCTATAAGATAGGAGATCTCCGGATAAGACACATTGAGTTTTTTCTTCAATTCAAAAATTGCCTGGGTCAGATTGAGCCCCGACTTGAACAATATTTTAAAAGCCTTTTTAAGTTCGTTCTGTGATTCTGCGCTGACCCCCCGGCGCATCAGTCCAACCGAATTAAGGGCCCTGACCTGCATTGGGTTGCCTTCTGCCAGCATGAAGGGCGGAATGTCCTTGGCTATCCTGGAATTTCCTCCTATCATTGCCATTTTACCTATCCTAACGAACTGATGTATGGTGGTCATGCCTCCGATGATAGCGTAATCATCTATCTGCGCATGGCCCGCCATGGCCACATAGCCGGCTATGACCACATTGTTCCCTATATTTGCGTTGTGAGGGATGTGGGAATAGATCTGGATCATTACATCATTGCCGATACGGGTAGTATTGCCTTCTCCAGTTGGCAGATGTATGGTAACGAACTCCCTTATTTGACACCTGTCCCCAATGACAACCCAGCTCTTTTCGCCCCTGTATTTGTGGTCCTGCGGAGGGGTCCCTATCGTGGTGCCGTGGCTGATCCTGCAGTCCTTGCCTATCTTGGTCCACCTGGATACGACCACACTGGTGCCTATCATGGTATTGTCGCCGATCTCGACATCTTCGCCTATTATGCTATAGGCCCCGATCCTGACCCCTTTGCCGAGCTTTGCAGTTGGGTGGACCACGGCGGTCCCGTCAATTTCGATCGAGCCTTCCTGCTGCTGTGCCGGAGAGATTATGGAACACATAAGCTCTCCTTCGCAGACAGGTGCGCCGTTTACCAGCGCAACGCCTTTCATCTTTAGCAGATTTGCCCTTCCCTTTAACAGTTCGACTTCCAGCCTCAACTGGTCGCCAGGAACAACCGGCTTTCTGAACCTGACACTGTCTATTCCGGCAAAGAGCGCGACCTTCCCTTTGTTCTCCGGCTGGAGCAGCACCGCCCAGGCCCCGACCTGCGCAAGGGCCTCCACGATAAGCACTCCCGGCATCACTGGAAGGCCCGGGAAATGCCCCGCAAAGAAACTTTCGTCAAAAGTAACATTCTTGATGCCAACCGCCCTTTTTCTAGGCTCATGCTCTATTATCTTGTCTACGAGCAGGAACGGATGGCGGTGGGGAAGCGTCTTCATTATCTCAACGGTGTCTATGTTAACTTCAGGCATTAAGTATCCTTTCTGCAAGCTTTGCGTTAAGCCTGTGCCCGGCCTTTTCAGAGACTATCTTGCCCTTTATTCTTTTCCCTGACAGGGCCATATCTCCCATTATATCCAGAATTTTGTGCCTTGCCAACTCGTTCGGGAACCGGAGCGGGCAGGAATACCCGTCCTTTAAGATCACGACAGCATTATCAAAAGATGCCCCGAGAGCAAGGCCGGCCTCTCTGAGCCTGTCGGCCTCTTCCAGAAAGCCAAAAGTCCTGGCAGGGGCGATCTCTTTTTCAAAATCGTCCGATAGGGCATCGAAGCTGGCCGATTGTTTTCCCACAAAAGAACCCGGGAAGTCAAGCCCGCACTCAATTATTAGCCCTTCGTAAGGAGCGGCGGTTATAGATGCGCCTTTCTCTTCAATGCGGAACTCCTTCTTTATTTCAACAAAAGGGGCGCTTATCTCCTGCTCCAGAATGCCGGCCTCTTTTATCATTCTCACATATTCAAGCGCGCTGCCGTCAAAAGCGGGCGGCTCTGCCCCCTCAAGCTTGACATCCAAATTAGTAATGCCGAGTCCGTAAGCGGCGGATAAAAGATGCTCTACCGTAATAAAGGCGCCAAGGGAGGTCCCTCTTTGTGTACCAGTTACGGAAGGAACAAGTGCGGGAACGCGGCCGGTTTTGGAAATAAAACAGATCCCGCTGTTTTCTTTTGCCGGGAGCAGCTCGATCAGGGACTCTTTTCCACTGTGAAGCCCCGTCCCCTTGCGGGAAACAGGGCCTCTGATGGTTTTTTGGAGCATCTAGAACGGGCTGGTCAAGCAGATACCTGCGCTAAAGCTCTGGGTCTCTTTGGCGTTGGGGCTGTTTGTGACGTTCAACCCTCTGACATTGATCGAAAAAGACCTTGCCAGGTCGTACCGTAGGCCGGCGTTCAACTGGAACACGCTCTCTCCCGCAAAAGCTTCGGCCATGGCTATCAGGTTTTTTGCTCCGACAGGAGAAGTAATGCCCAGCATGCCAAGGGGCCTAAACCTGTTGTAGTCCGGGAAGTCGAACATTGCTCCAAAGTGAAGGCCTAGGCCGCTGTTAAAATACTTGGTCGCTACCATATAGACATCGGATTCCAGTGAGGAAGTCAGGTTTTCAACTCCTATGGCCATATGAAGCGCATCCCTGTCGTTTGAGCTTGCCATCCCGTATTTGATGTTGATAAAAACGCCTTCTTTGAACCTGTTGGTCACCTTTTCGGTCCTTCCGACGAATCCTAATTCCAGGCCGTTGTTCGGTCCCATATCGGCCCCAAAGTTGGCCTTATATGACCAGCTGCCGCGCAGATCGGTGCCGGAGGTTATTGCCGTAGCGGATGAATTATCAAAAATATAGTCTATCCCAAGGTCCCAGTCCTTTGCCTTGAGCACATCTCCGGAAGGCATCCTTATAAGGCCGGTTGAGCCCGTTAGAGAAGTGGTTTGCGAGGCAAAAGAAGAAGAGCCGGTAAGGATCAGACAGGCACAAACTGCTACAAATACTTGTTTCACTGTTTTCTCCTTTCAGATACCAGATTATATATTAGCTCGAGTTTTTTTGCAAGGACTCCGGATGAGAACTCTGCCAAAGCGTTCTTTGAAGCGTTAAGCGAAAAGGCCTTGCGCAGGTTTTTGTCTTTTAAGAGCAACAGTATCCTGTCCGAGAACTCTTTAAGAAGGGCGTCCCTGTTGCCGGAGGCCGCTGTGCTGACCAGGTATCCGTCCTGCCCGTCATGAATGCACTCTGAGATACCCTGAGCATCAAGTGCGACCGCAGGAAGCCCGCAGGCCTTTGCCTCCGCAACTACAAGCCCCTGCGTCTCGGTAGTTGAGGCAAAGACAAAAAGATCGGACGCTTTGTAATAATCTAGAACCTCCGGATACGGCTTCTGTCCGGCAAAGACAACATTTTTTGAAATGCCCAAGCCTTCCGCCATTTGTTTGTATTCTTTTTCCAGGGGGCCGCCGGCGACGATCAATAGTAGGGGCGTATCGCGATACGCCCCTACAGGATCAAACGCACACAATACAATTTTAAATGCCTCAAACAAAAAAGGAATATTCTTTTCTTTGGAAAGCCGCCCGACATATACCAGGACAGGAGAATTTTCTGATATGCCCAACTCTTTCCTTATCCCGCAGGCAGAGGCCTTTCCCGCCAGTTCCATGTCTATTCCGGAGGCAAGGACATCAATAGGGGAGCTTACCCCAAAGCCCTCGAGATATTTTTTTGTAACGGCCGTCGGAACGATCACCCGGGCGCACCTGTTGCAAAAAGACCTTATCAAGAATGAAACGGCTTTTACCGAAAGAGCCCTGGGCAGCGGAACATTATGAAGGTATTCCGTGAACATGGTGTGGAAAGTAAACACAAAAGGTATGTTCTTTTTTCTTGCGTAACGCATCGCAAGTATCCCAAGCTGGAAGATAGAGTTTGAATGGACTATGTCAAAGCCAAGATCAGGGATAAGGCGGGACAGAGGAACAGCGATCCTGAAACCCGGATATTTTGTCGGAAGAGAGGGGAATCTTATTATCCTGCTGTTGTTGTCCTTGTGGCCGGGATAATCCGGAGCAAAGATGTAGACCTCATGGCCCAGGGCCAGTAATTCTTTTTCAAATATCTCGATCGACCTGGTAACACCGCTGATATACGGCTTGTAAGATTCGGAAAAGACCGCGATCTTCATTTTTCCTTTTCGAGTTTCTTGATGCGCTCGAAAAGCTCCGGCAGTTTTCTTATAAGTGCCAGAATGCGGTGTTCTTTGGCATGGTCCTGGGCGGGATATCCCAAAAGCACCGACTTTTGGGGGGTGTTCTTTGTCACGCCCGCTCTGCCCATCAGTATGCTGTCATCTCCTACATGCACATGAGGGGCCACTCCGCACTGGCCGGACATCTGGACCCGGTCTCCAACCGAAGAACTTCCCCCGAACACATTTTGAGAAGTGATGGCGCAGTTCTGACCTATCACGACATTGTGTGCTATATGGTTCAGGTTGTCTATCTTGGTGCCGCGCTTGATAACCGTTGACCCGATGGCTCCCCGGGCAATGCAATTATTGGCGTATATCTCGACATCGTCCTCGATAACCACCCTGCCTATTTGAGGGACCTTGACGAATTTCCCCCCGACCTGGACAAACCCGAACCCGTCTACCCCTATGACGCAGCCAGAATGTATAATGCACCTTTTCCCAATCCTGGTCCTCGGGTATAGAGTGGTGTTGGGATGTATGATAGTGTCGTCGCCTATTTCGCAGTTGTCCCCGATATAAGCCAAAGGATACACTAGTACGCGTTTGCCGAGTTTTACATTTTTTCCGACAAAGGCAAGAGAATGCACCCCGGGGCTGACCTCTTCAATAGGAGAGAACAGCCCAAGTATCTTTGCGAGCGCCATCCGTGTGTGGTCCACCCTTATAAGCGGTTTTTTAGAAGACCTGACTTCTTTTGGTACTACGAGCGCCGAAGCGGAAGAGGCCTCTGCGGCAAGAAGCTTGTTTATCTCAAGGACAAAAGCAAGATCGCCCTCTTTTGCGTCCTCCAGAGCGGCTACCCCGGAGATCACGATAGACGCGTCTCCCGCCAGCTCGCCTTCGACAAGAAGAGCGATGTCTCCGAGCGTTTTCACCTTATTTGCTGTTCAGCTTGTTTATCACCATGTCGCTGATATCCATCCCGCCGTCAATGATGACCTGCTTGTCAAGAACCAGGTCAAGTCCGAGGTTCTTTTTTACGGCTTTGACCGCGGTAAGTATGTTCTGCTGCAGCTTAGATGTCAGTTCGTCATTCAGCTTCATCAGTTTTTCTCTTTTAGGAGCCAGATCTTCCTCAAGCTTTTTTGTCAGCGATTCTATTTCTTTTTCGGATTTCTTTGAGTTCTTGGCATCTTCAAGCTTTTTCTGGCTTGCTTCGAACTCTTTCTTGAATTCCCCCTCTTCTTTGGAGAGTTGGGATTGAGCCTTGTTGGTTTCCGAATATCCCTTGAAGACCTTTTGTACGTCTATAAAGCCTATGCTGGCCGGGGCAGCAAACACCGGGGAAGACAGAACTAACACGGACAGACAGATCAATAAAGCAAATCCTTTTTTCATTTAATACCCTCCCTTTTTGTTAAGTATTATACCATGTAATTTTTTGATAGTCGAGGCAAACGGCCTGCAGCCTTAAGATGGATCATCAGCACCGAAATATCGGCGGGCGATATTCCGGCGATCCGGGAAGCCTGGCCAACGGATACCGGTCTCAATCTGCTCAGTTTTTGCTGAGCTTCCCTTGAAAAGCCCTTAAGGGACAAAAAATCTATATCTTCGGGGATGGCAAGCTTCTCTATCTTTTTGAACTTTTCCACCTGCCGCAGCTGGCGCTCTATATAGCCGCGGTATTTGTCCTGTATGTCTATCTGAGCCGCCACCTGAGAGGAAAGCCCCGAGGCCCTTTTTTCAACAGCGGTTTTTTTCTTTAGGAAACAGGCATATCTTTCTTTTGACAACAGCCCGATCTTGCGGCCCTTTTCCGAAAGCCGAAGGTCGGCATTGTCCTGTCTTAGGAGGAGCCGGTATTCTGAGCGTGAGGTCAGCATCCTGTAAGGCTCGTTTATCTCTTTTGTGGCAAGGTCATCTATCAGTGTGCCGATGTAGCTTTCTTCTCTTCCAAGTATGAGCGGCTTTTTCCTTTTGACCGTTCTTGACGCGTTGATGCCGGCAATGAGACCCTGAGCCGCGGCCTCTTCGTAACCGGAAGTGCCGTTTATCTGGCCTGCCAGAAAAAGACCTTTGATGCCCTTTGTCTCAAGGGAATGCTGTATTTGAGAAGGGGGGACAAAATCGTATTCTACGGCATAGCCCGGCCGCATTATCTTAGCCTTTTCCAGTCCTTTCATTGTTCTTATGAAGGCGAGCTGGACATCTTCGGGAAGGCTTGTGGCCATTCCCTGTGTGTACATTTCAAGCGTTGATCTGCCCTCCGGTTCGATAAAGGCTTGATGGCGCTCCTTATCAGGGAACCTCACAACTTTATCTTCTATTGACGGGCAGTACCTTGGTCCGGTCCCTTGGATCTTTCCGGAGAACAGAGGAGAGCGGTCGAGGTTCTTATTTATGATGCTGTGGGTTTCCCGGTTAGTGTGGGTAAGGTAGCAGGGCAGCTGTTTCAGTTTTGCCTGAGGATTTTTTGGGACGGCAAGGCCGTATTGTCCGTATTCCCAGATAAAGGAGAACATTTCGGTCCGCTTATCCCCGGGCTGAACGGCCATTTTTGAATAATCTATGGTCCTTCCGTCAAGCCTTGGGGTAGTCCCCGTCTTGAGACGCCCAAGCTTTAGCCCCAGGGACATCAGATTTTCGGACAGACCTTTTGACGCAAATTCCCCTGCCCTGCCCGCTTCCATATGGCGCATGCCGACATGAATAATGCCGTTCAAAAAAGTGCCGGTGGCCAGAATAACGCAAGGGGCCGTATAGATGACCTGCATATTGGTCTTAACGCCCTCGACCCTGCCGCGCTTTACCAGGATTTCTGTGACGATGCCCTGCTTGAGTTCAAGGTTTTTCTGTCTTTCAATGGTGCTTTTCATCTGGGAATGATAAAGGAGTTTGTCCGACTGGGCGCGGAGGGCCTGCACTGCCGGCCCTTTGGCGGTGTTAAGCATTTTCATCTGCAGGTAAGTTCTGTCGGTGGCTATTCCTATTTCGCCGCCGAGAGCGTCAACTTCGCGCACCAACTGGCTTTTGGCCGGGCCTCCGACGGCAGGATTGCACGGCATATTGGCTATCGTGTCAAGATTTATGGTCAAAAGGAGTGTGTCGCATTTAAGCCGTGCCGCGGCCAGGGCGGCTTCGCAGCCGGCATGCCCTGCTCCGATAACAATGACATCATATGGTTCATTATGTTTGACCGCCCTAGTCATCTTACTCTAAAGTTTAGCACAGTCGTAAGGTTTTAGATGAGGTCAGCCCTTGAAGAACAGCCAGTTCTTTTTTTGCCCCTTTAGCCTTACAAGAACATATCTGCCGGACAACCTTTCCCCTTTTATGTCCACCACAATGCGGTCCTTTTCGAACTTTTCCGCCTCGTAGGAACCTTTATCCCATATTTCGACCTTTCCCGCCCCGTAATTTCCTTCCGGAATGATGCCTTCGAAGTTCTCATAGCCAAGTTCGTGATCTTCTACCTCAACCGCCAGCCTCTTTGTCCCGGCTGAGAGAGGAGGCTCTTTAGGGACCGCCCAGCTTTTTAAGACGCCGTTATGTTCCAGGCGAAGGTCATAGTGAAGATGAGAGGCGTGGTGTTTTTGAATTACATAGATCAGGGTTTTCATAAATTACAGCTAGGACATAATTTGCATACCGGACAGATCTCACACTTTGGTTTTTTCGCGTCGCAGACGGTTCTGCCGTGGCGGACCAGAAGATGGTTTATCTTTCCCCACAGGTTTTTTGGAAAAAGCTCCATGAGGTCATTTTCAACCTTTACAGGGTCGCTATGTTTTGAGAAGCCGAGCCTTTTTGAAAGCCGAAGCACATGGGTGTCCACTGCGATGCCGACATTTATTCCGTATCCGTTTGAAAGAACAATATTTGCCGTCTTTCTGGCAACACCGGGGAGGGTTTTGAGCTCTTCCATAGTCTTCGGCACTTTTCCTTTGAAGTTTTCAAGGATCCTCTGCGCCGCCCCCTTAATATTTTTTGCTTTGTTGCGGTAAAAACCGGTTGAATGAACATATTTTTCCAGTTCCGGAAGTTTTGCCTGTGCCAGGTCCTTTATTGTCCTATATCTGCTAAAAAGGGCAGGGGAGATCTTATTGACCTGCTTGTCGGTTGACTGGGCGGAAAGGATCGTGACCACCAAAAGCTGAAAAGGGGTTTTGTATTCAAGAGCTATTGTTGCCTTGGGATAGGTTTTTATAAAAATTGCGATGAGTTTATTTGCCCTGGGCCTTGAATACAGAACCATTGTTGATAGATTATAGCACCCCTGTGAAATTGGGGGCAAAAACATCCGACGAACTGACAGAATGGCAAAAATACTGACACGAGCCGAAACTCCGTTTATTAAGTATGCGGAGAGGCTGTGCGAGAGGATGGAGACCAAGGGAGGGGAGAGAAAAGTTGATCTTTGGATAAACAGAGAAGCCCTGCCATATCTGGGGAAAAGAGACATAAGGGCTATCGAACAAACAGTATCGATCAATCATGAAGTTGCAGATAATGTGAGAGCGCAGTGGTTGCCTTTGGAGCCCGCTAAAGCATGGTTTGAAGGTTCCTGGATAAAAGGGCATATGTTTGACGCAACACAACCTATAACTATACATACTGGAGACGGAGATGTCCCGTTCAATATGAAAGCCGACAGCTCCGGGATGTTTCACAGATACCAGGACGCGGGTATGCCGCAGGGAGGAGACGCTCTTTACGAGGCTGTCAATGAATTTGTCAAAACATGGGACCTGAATCGGGCTTTGGCGCGTAGCAACCGGGCCGAAACAGTTGTCACAACAAAATATCCTTTAGCATGGGGGCAGATATGGCCCGACTTTCCTTTTATTGACCGTTTTGGAGTTGAAAAGCCTTTGGGTTTTATTGCGCTCAGCTCATGGAATTGGACCGTGAGAAGAGGCTGCCCTAGCACAAGCAAGATAGTGGCTTCTCTCGAGGCCCT harbors:
- a CDS encoding DNA polymerase ligase N-terminal domain-containing protein gives rise to the protein MKTLIYVIQKHHASHLHYDLRLEHNGVLKSWAVPKEPPLSAGTKRLAVEVEDHELGYENFEGIIPEGNYGAGKVEIWDKGSYEAEKFEKDRIVVDIKGERLSGRYVLVRLKGQKKNWLFFKG
- the nth gene encoding endonuclease III; its protein translation is MVLYSRPRANKLIAIFIKTYPKATIALEYKTPFQLLVVTILSAQSTDKQVNKISPALFSRYRTIKDLAQAKLPELEKYVHSTGFYRNKAKNIKGAAQRILENFKGKVPKTMEELKTLPGVARKTANIVLSNGYGINVGIAVDTHVLRLSKRLGFSKHSDPVKVENDLMELFPKNLWGKINHLLVRHGRTVCDAKKPKCEICPVCKLCPSCNL